Proteins found in one Lates calcarifer isolate ASB-BC8 linkage group LG8, TLL_Latcal_v3, whole genome shotgun sequence genomic segment:
- the LOC108882929 gene encoding cytochrome b-c1 complex subunit 8 yields the protein MGRHFGNLARVRHVITYSLSPFEQKAFPNYFSKGIPNAWRRFTSSFFKVAPPMILMYLTYTWGNSVHQQSKRKNPADYGNNE from the exons ATGGGCCGCCACTTTGGAAACCTGGCCAGGGTTAGGCATGTAATCACATACAGCCTGTCCCCGTTTGAACAGAAGGCTTTCCCCAACTACTTCTCCAAAGGAATCCCCAATGCGTGGAGACGGTTCACAAGTTCTTTCTTCAAAGTTGCCCCCC CAATGATCCTCATGTACCTGACATACACCTGGGGCAACTCTGTCCATCAGCAGAGCAAGAGGAAGAATCCTGCTGACTATGGGAACAACGAATAA
- the gdf9 gene encoding growth/differentiation factor 9, giving the protein MEKPMLMSAALRYFRTVAILLLVTYSCPLVRSSLAASNELHNLGDFTYPYGSIFSPLLKALTEHGGPRWNPGPKRKMKPEHKYMKYLTEVYKKSSRVQRSLDGNKIYNTVRLIKPQDECLAQRNKESFMQDLSYSLDQVRRKEQLLQSALLYSFDHRRAGPVCYLTIKEQEQTDQCQLCPVIYHAVNLTAHAEGRSRKSWVEVDVTSFVRPLLNFQKKNINLLINVSCPEEQRTRGDGRKGLLEFILRPPPLLLYLNDTSKIAHQRLLVNAKPDERPSTAANTFHKQMVLKPEQRFRHKRRWKRESPKSKRGDKSLDIHLPELLPSSEFPTSDCALYDFRVRFSQLKLDHWIVFPPKYNPRYCRGICPRTMGFIYGSPVHTMVQNIIYEKLDSSVPRPSCIPSHYSPLSVMIFEEDGSYVYKEFEDMVATRCTCR; this is encoded by the exons ATGGAAAAACCAATGCTGATGTCAGCTGCCCTTCGTTATTTTCGCACTGTCGCCATACTGCTGCTGGTCACCTACAGCTGCCCGCTGGTTAGATCCTCTCTGGCTGCCTCCAATGAGCTGCATAACCTGGGCGACTTCACTTATCCGTACGGCAGCATCTTCTCCCCGCTGCTCAAAGCCCTGACAGAGCACGGAGGGCCGAGGTGGAACCCAGGCCCgaagagaaagatgaaaccCGAGCATAAGTACATGAAATATCTGACCGAGGTTTACAAAAAGTCCTCCAGAGTGCAGAGGAGTTTGGACGGGAATAAAATCTACAACACAGTCCGACTGATCAAGCCGCAGGACGAATGTCTTGCACAAAGGAATAAAG AAAGTTTTATGCAGGATCTTTCCTACAGTCTTGATCAAgtaagaagaaaagaacagcTTCTACAGTCGGCTCTGCTGTACAGTTTTGATCACAGACGTGCAGGACCTGTGTGCTACCTGACTATCAAGGAGCAGGAGCAGACAGACCAGTGTCAGCTGTGTCCTGTAATCTACCACGCTGTGAACTTAACAGCCCACGCTGAggggaggagcaggaagagcTGGGTTGAAGTTGATGTCACCTCGTTTGTCCGGCCTCTCTTAAATTTTCAGAAGAAGAATATAAACTTGCTCATTAACGTCAGCTGCCCAGAGGAACAAAGAACCAGGGGTGATGGGCGTAAAGGCCTGCTGGAGTTCATCCTGAGGCCCCCTCCTCTGCTTCTTTATCTCAATGACACCAGCAAAATCGCCCACCAGAGGTTACTGGTCAATGCCAAACCAGATGAGAGGCCAAGCACTGCAGCAAACACATTTCACAAGCAGATGGTGCTCAAACCAGAACAGAGGTTCAGGCACAAGAGGAGATGGAAGAGGGAATCTCCAAAGAGCAAACGAGGTGATAAAAGCCTGGATATCCACCTGCCTGAGCTTCTCCCAAGCTCTGAATTCCCGACAAGTGACTGTGCCTTGTATGATTTTAGGGTGCGATTCAGCCAGCTCAAACTGGATCACTGGATTGTTTTTCCTCCAAAGTACAACCCCAGATACTGCAGAGGCATCTGCCCGAGGACCATGGGTTTTATCTACGGTTCACCTGTCCACACCATGGTGCAAAACATCATCTATGAGAAGCTTGACTCCTCTGTGCCCAGGCCCTCGTGTATCCCCTCCCACTACAGCCCCCTGAGCGTCATGATCTTTGAAGAGGACGGATCCTATGTCTACAAAGAGTTTGAGGACATGGTTGCCACCAGGTGCACATGTCGCTAA
- the LOC108882936 gene encoding uncharacterized protein LOC108882936 codes for MALRRSEGYLRWRDPLEWDGDEAGDMDYIIERPAMDGLPEVIRILDDEDVNHPDYMSSEDEEFGSDEEVEEEWSDESLDSGYSTMTDDEDDPEDCEDDQDRPRSPLPLPPPNFWQEWRRQCHPFPAATPHAATAGPTRVPDAAPSTSGLGTSTKRSREDSDAQEVSMKRPRRDDEDSPEDSAPSTSGLGVSTHRNREEDYRDSAPSTSGRCRFTPSGFPGIQLLYLPRRDDDSDSD; via the exons ATGGCCTTGAGAAGATCTGAGGGATACCTGCGGTGGAGAGACCCCCTCGAGTGGGACGGCGACGAGGCAG GTGACATGGACTACATCATCGAACGTCCTGCGATGGATGGCCTCCCTGAAGTTATCAGGATTCTGGACGACGAAGATGTCAACCACCCAGACTACATGTCATCTGAGGACGAGGAGTTTGGCAGTGACGAGGAGGTTGAAGAGGAATGGTCTGATGAGAGCCTTGACTCAGGATACAGTACCATGACTGATGATGAGGACGACCCTGAGGACTGTGAGGACGACCAGGACAGACCTCGCTCGCCTCTCCCGCTCCCACCACCAAACTTTTGGCAGGAGTGGCGAAGACAGTGCCATCCATTTCCAGCTGCCACTCCTCACGCTGCTACCGCCGGTCCCACTCGCGTTCCGGACGCTGCTCCCTCAACCTCAGGCCTCGGCACCTCCACGAAGCGGAGCAGGGAAGACAGTGACGCACAGGAGGTAAGTATGAAGAGACCGAGGAGGGATGACGAGGACAGCCCTGAAGACTCAGCTCCTTCGACATCAGGCCTCGGCGTCTCTACACacaggaacagagaggaggactACAGGGACTCGGCTCCTTCGACTTCAGGACGCTGTCGCTTCACTCCTTCGGGATTCCCAGGAATCCAGCTTCTTTATTTGCCAAGACGGGATGATGACAGCGACTCAGATTAA